The following proteins are encoded in a genomic region of Musa acuminata AAA Group cultivar baxijiao chromosome BXJ2-11, Cavendish_Baxijiao_AAA, whole genome shotgun sequence:
- the LOC103970137 gene encoding uncharacterized protein LOC103970137 isoform X1 translates to MGNSSRAAVDASKRKRRKKGRPSLLDLQKRSLRLQNQQQNNLSPNPNPSPKFPQSNTPSASRRVTRRNPNPSQDDPPRPPPEAGRDEEEEEEEEEDGGSGGKRREKKLKLVLRLPSRSAGSGSESDGAANADPKRRKIGHENRVKKAECNNSPKATGLVPGELPDLGPTTPLPDKKLLAFILDRLQKKDTYGVFSEPVDPEELPDYHEVIEHPMDFGTVRNKLLTGAYFNLEQFENDVFLISSNAMRYNAPDTIYFRQARSIHELAKKNFENLRQEGNDNEPEPKTVVRRGRPPNKHKKVGRPPADRAASDFSTDVTLANAGDTNHLSNLAHDSLRKGSSGEKSGVANASNRASYGLRCTDTCGWISEQKADRDEEYSGSAPKGNHTKYGKKLTVVDENRRNTYKQSLASTYTHETPIFTILNGEKKQLMPVGLHLEYAYARSLARFAAKLGPIGWLLTAQKIQRVLPPGTKFGPGWVADGEAPQHSQPLVPSISPPHPLAKSCASSTIDKHSHGQEMPHNDVIVKEGHINRTTVPASTLAVSSNVSSFPEDPLLSRVPSHENGSSSLINGGVDGDAIRPKVPFQHHQNPGMHPTIDGLSGSFNSNMVSQLGNMIRPAGMLYGPFGSDAQMSHARALDMVSRANNNYIHQTAERPTVVDYSSTKNSGKPLKEAGNDSKGPWHSTTLQRKSDSAPPDLNVGFQSPGSPASDVVVGSHQPDLALQL, encoded by the exons ATGGGCAACAGCAGCAGAGCTGCTGTAGACGCGTCGAAGcgcaagaggaggaagaagggccGCCCATCCCTCCTCGATCTCCAGAAGCGCAGCCTGCGCCTCCAGAACCAGCAGCAGAATAACCTCAGCCCTAACCCTAATCCCTCCCCCAAATTCCCCCAATCCAACACTCCCTCAGCCTCCCGCCGAGTCACCCGTCGAAACCCAAACCCTTCGCAGGACGACCCCCCGCGGCCCCCGCCCGAGGCGGGGCgggacgaggaagaggaggaagaggaggaggaggacggcggCTCGGGCGGTAAGCGCAGGGAGAAGAAGCTCAAGCTCGTCCTCCGCCTCCCCTCCCGCTCCGCTGGCTCCGGTTCCGAGTCCGACGGCGCGGCCAACGCCGACCCTAAACGGAGGAAGATCGGCCACGAAAATCGCGTCAAAAAG GCTGAGTGTAACAATTCTCCGAAAGCGACGGGCTTGGTTCCAG GGGAGCTACCAGATTTGGGGCCCACGACACCTCTGCCAGACAAAAAGTTGTTGGCGTTCATCCTTGATAGGCTCCAGAA GAAAGATACCTATGGTGTCTTCTCCGAGCCGGTGGATCCAGAAGAG CTTCCTGACTATCATGAAGTCATAGAGCATCCAATGGATTTTGGAACTGTGCGGAACAAGTTGCTTACCGGAGCATATTTTAATCTGGAACAGTTTGAG AATGATGTCTTCTTAATTAGCTCAAATGCTATGCGTTATAATGCACCGGATACTATCTACTTTAGACAG GCACGGTCTATTCATGAGCTTGCTAAAAAGAATTTTGAGAACTTAAGGCAAGAAGGCAACGATAATGAACCAGAACCAAAAACAGTGGTAAGGAGAGGTAGACCACCAAATAAGCACAAAAAGGTTGGACGGCCTCCTGCTGATCGTGCTGCATCAGACTTTTCaactgatgtaacacttgctaatgcTGGGGACACTAATCACCTGTCTAATTTAGCACATGACTCCTTGAGAAAAGGATCCTCAGGGGAAAAGTCTGGTGTTGCCAATGCATCCAATAGGGCTTCGTATGGTCTTCGCTGCACTGATACATGTGGTTGGATTTCTGAGCAGAAAGCAGATAGAGATGAAGAATATTCAG GGTCTGCACCAAAAGGAAATCACACAAAGTATGGCAAGAAACTCACTGTTGTAGATGAGAACCGTCGTAATACTTATAAACAATCCCTTGCATCAACCTATACACATGAGACACCGATATTTACTATCCTCAATGGGGAGAAGAAGCAACTTATGCCA GTTGGTCTTCATTTGGAATATGCATATGCAAGAAGTTTGGCTCGCTTTGCTGCAAAGCTCGGTCCTATCGGTTGGCTCCTCACTGCCCAAAAGATTCAAAGGGTATTGCCTCCTGGTACCAAATTTGGCCCTGGATGGGTTGCAGATGGTGAAGCTCCACAACATTCTCAGCCACTTGTACCATCTATATCTCCTCCGCATCCCTTAGCAAAATCCTGTGCTTcatctacaattgataaacactctcATGGACAGGAAATGCCCCACAATGATGTCATTGTCAAGGAAGGCCACATCAACAGAACCACAGTTCCTGCTTCCACTTTGGCTGTTTCTAGTAATGTCTCCAGTTTTCCAGAGGATCCCTTGCTCAGCAGAGTTCCCAGTCATGAGAATGGCTCAAGTTCCTTGATTAATGGTGGTGTGGATGGTGATGCAATACGGCCCAAGGTTCCCTTTCAACACCATCAAAACCCAGGGATGCATCCGACCATTGATGGTCTCAGTGGTTCATTTAATTCTAATATGGTTTCTCAACTTGGTAATATGATCAGACCAGCTGGTATGCTATATGGTCCCTTTGGTTCAGATGCACAGATGTCACATGCTCGAGCACTTGACATGGTCTCAAGAGCCAATAACAACTACATACACCAGACCGCAGAAAGGCCAACAGTGGTGGACTATTCAAGTACGAAAAATTCGGGTAAGCCCTTGAAAGAAGCTGGTAATGATTCAAAGGGTCCATGGCATTCTACCACACTGCAACGGAAATCAGATTCTGCTCCCCCTGATCTGAATGTTGGATTCCAGTCACCAGGGTCACCAGCTTCAGATGTGGTGGTTGGCTCACATCAACCTGATTTAGCCTTGCAGCTTTGA
- the LOC103970137 gene encoding uncharacterized protein LOC103970137 isoform X2, with protein sequence MGNSSRAAVDASKRKRRKKGRPSLLDLQKRSLRLQNQQQNNLSPNPNPSPKFPQSNTPSASRRVTRRNPNPSQDDPPRPPPEAGRDEEEEEEEEEDGGSGGKRREKKLKLVLRLPSRSAGSGSESDGAANADPKRRKIGHENRVKKAECNNSPKATGLVPGELPDLGPTTPLPDKKLLAFILDRLQKKDTYGVFSEPVDPEELPDYHEVIEHPMDFGTVRNKLLTGAYFNLEQFENDVFLISSNAMRYNAPDTIYFRQARSIHELAKKNFENLRQEGNDNEPEPKTVVRRGRPPNKHKKVGRPPADRAASDFSTDVTLANAGDTNHLSNLAHDSLRKGSSGEKSGVANASNRASYGLRCTDTCGWISEQKADRDEEYSGSAPKGNHTKYGKKLTVVDENRRNTYKQSLASTYTHETPIFTILNGEKKQLMPVGLHLEYAYARSLARFAAKLGPIGWLLTAQKIQRVLPPGTKFGPGWVADGEAPQHSQPLEMPHNDVIVKEGHINRTTVPASTLAVSSNVSSFPEDPLLSRVPSHENGSSSLINGGVDGDAIRPKVPFQHHQNPGMHPTIDGLSGSFNSNMVSQLGNMIRPAGMLYGPFGSDAQMSHARALDMVSRANNNYIHQTAERPTVVDYSSTKNSGKPLKEAGNDSKGPWHSTTLQRKSDSAPPDLNVGFQSPGSPASDVVVGSHQPDLALQL encoded by the exons ATGGGCAACAGCAGCAGAGCTGCTGTAGACGCGTCGAAGcgcaagaggaggaagaagggccGCCCATCCCTCCTCGATCTCCAGAAGCGCAGCCTGCGCCTCCAGAACCAGCAGCAGAATAACCTCAGCCCTAACCCTAATCCCTCCCCCAAATTCCCCCAATCCAACACTCCCTCAGCCTCCCGCCGAGTCACCCGTCGAAACCCAAACCCTTCGCAGGACGACCCCCCGCGGCCCCCGCCCGAGGCGGGGCgggacgaggaagaggaggaagaggaggaggaggacggcggCTCGGGCGGTAAGCGCAGGGAGAAGAAGCTCAAGCTCGTCCTCCGCCTCCCCTCCCGCTCCGCTGGCTCCGGTTCCGAGTCCGACGGCGCGGCCAACGCCGACCCTAAACGGAGGAAGATCGGCCACGAAAATCGCGTCAAAAAG GCTGAGTGTAACAATTCTCCGAAAGCGACGGGCTTGGTTCCAG GGGAGCTACCAGATTTGGGGCCCACGACACCTCTGCCAGACAAAAAGTTGTTGGCGTTCATCCTTGATAGGCTCCAGAA GAAAGATACCTATGGTGTCTTCTCCGAGCCGGTGGATCCAGAAGAG CTTCCTGACTATCATGAAGTCATAGAGCATCCAATGGATTTTGGAACTGTGCGGAACAAGTTGCTTACCGGAGCATATTTTAATCTGGAACAGTTTGAG AATGATGTCTTCTTAATTAGCTCAAATGCTATGCGTTATAATGCACCGGATACTATCTACTTTAGACAG GCACGGTCTATTCATGAGCTTGCTAAAAAGAATTTTGAGAACTTAAGGCAAGAAGGCAACGATAATGAACCAGAACCAAAAACAGTGGTAAGGAGAGGTAGACCACCAAATAAGCACAAAAAGGTTGGACGGCCTCCTGCTGATCGTGCTGCATCAGACTTTTCaactgatgtaacacttgctaatgcTGGGGACACTAATCACCTGTCTAATTTAGCACATGACTCCTTGAGAAAAGGATCCTCAGGGGAAAAGTCTGGTGTTGCCAATGCATCCAATAGGGCTTCGTATGGTCTTCGCTGCACTGATACATGTGGTTGGATTTCTGAGCAGAAAGCAGATAGAGATGAAGAATATTCAG GGTCTGCACCAAAAGGAAATCACACAAAGTATGGCAAGAAACTCACTGTTGTAGATGAGAACCGTCGTAATACTTATAAACAATCCCTTGCATCAACCTATACACATGAGACACCGATATTTACTATCCTCAATGGGGAGAAGAAGCAACTTATGCCA GTTGGTCTTCATTTGGAATATGCATATGCAAGAAGTTTGGCTCGCTTTGCTGCAAAGCTCGGTCCTATCGGTTGGCTCCTCACTGCCCAAAAGATTCAAAGGGTATTGCCTCCTGGTACCAAATTTGGCCCTGGATGGGTTGCAGATGGTGAAGCTCCACAACATTCTCAGCCACTT GAAATGCCCCACAATGATGTCATTGTCAAGGAAGGCCACATCAACAGAACCACAGTTCCTGCTTCCACTTTGGCTGTTTCTAGTAATGTCTCCAGTTTTCCAGAGGATCCCTTGCTCAGCAGAGTTCCCAGTCATGAGAATGGCTCAAGTTCCTTGATTAATGGTGGTGTGGATGGTGATGCAATACGGCCCAAGGTTCCCTTTCAACACCATCAAAACCCAGGGATGCATCCGACCATTGATGGTCTCAGTGGTTCATTTAATTCTAATATGGTTTCTCAACTTGGTAATATGATCAGACCAGCTGGTATGCTATATGGTCCCTTTGGTTCAGATGCACAGATGTCACATGCTCGAGCACTTGACATGGTCTCAAGAGCCAATAACAACTACATACACCAGACCGCAGAAAGGCCAACAGTGGTGGACTATTCAAGTACGAAAAATTCGGGTAAGCCCTTGAAAGAAGCTGGTAATGATTCAAAGGGTCCATGGCATTCTACCACACTGCAACGGAAATCAGATTCTGCTCCCCCTGATCTGAATGTTGGATTCCAGTCACCAGGGTCACCAGCTTCAGATGTGGTGGTTGGCTCACATCAACCTGATTTAGCCTTGCAGCTTTGA
- the LOC135627268 gene encoding protein EXORDIUM-like 5 — protein MICNLSFLLLLLPTLLLAASPFPRGGEGKADLQVARMSSKPGEDSGGLLSSSKRYEGSSDLVHLRYHMGPVLSSPINLYLIWYGPWPAALQAPLRDFLLSLSDPAPPPPSAAQWWSTVALYSDQTGANVSRRVAVAAEAHLPGLPRGASLSRLDVQLVIADALAAGSLPVDHGRGAYLVLTAPGVTVQDFCRAACGFHYFTFPSLVGHTLPYAWVGHSGVQCPDLCAYPFAVPTYMTGVGAMRPPNGDVGVDGMVSVLAHELAELATNPLINAWYAGEDPTAPTEIADLCEGVYGSGGGGGYTGQVSKDELGRSFNLNGRNGRRFLVQWVWSPVVKACRGPNALD, from the coding sequence ATGATCTGcaacctctccttcctcctcctcctcctccccactCTTCTTCTTGCTGCGTCACCTTTTCCTCGTGGCGGCGAGGGCAAAGCTGATCTGCAGGTGGCAAGGATGAGCAGCAAGCCGGGAGAGGACTCCGGCGGGCTGCTCTCGTCGTCCAAGCGCTACGAAGGGTCGTCAGACCTCGTCCACCTGCGCTACCACATGGGCCCCGTCCTCTCCTCCCCCATCAACCTCTACCTCATTTGGTACGGCCCCTGGCCGGCCGCCCTGCAAGCCCCCCTTCGCGACTTCCTGCTCTCCCTCTCCGACCCCGCCCCGCCGCCGCCCTCCGCCGCGCAGTGGTGGTCGACCGTCGCCCTCTACTCCGACCAGACCGGGGCCAACGTCTCCCGTCGCGTCGCCGTCGCGGCCGAGGCGCACCTCCCGGGTCTTCCCCGCGGCGCCTCCCTCTCCCGCCTTGACGTGCAGCTCGTCATCGCCGACGCCCTCGCCGCCGGTTCCCTCCCCGTCGACCACGGTCGCGGCGCTTACCTCGTCCTCACCGCCCCCGGGGTCACCGTCCAGGATTTCTGCCGCGCCGCCTGTGGCTTCCACTACTTCACCTTTCCCTCCCTGGTCGGTCACACGCTCCCCTACGCCTGGGTCGGCCACAGCGGCGTGCAGTGTCCCGACTTGTGCGCCTACCCCTTCGCCGTCCCCACCTACATGACCGGCGTCGGGGCCATGCGCCCCCCCAACGGCGACGTTGGCGTCGACGGCATGGTCAGCGTGCTCGCGCATGAGCTAGCGGAGCTCGCCACCAACCCCCTGATCAACGCTTGGTACGCCGGGGAGGACCCGACGGCCCCGACCGAGATCGCCGACCTCTGCGAGGGGGTCTATGGCAGCGGAGGCGGCGGGGGATACACCGGGCAGGTGAGCAAGGACGAGCTGGGAAGAAGCTTCAACCTCAATGGGAGAAACGGGAGGAGGTTCTTGGTGCAGTGGGTGTGGAGTCCCGTCGTCAAGGCTTGCAGAGGACCCAATGCCCTGGATTAG
- the LOC135627467 gene encoding probable serine/threonine-protein kinase PIX13: protein MFINLAPDCLVLPPLLSRPCLVPSCLICILPEILPFSAFCTVEEETSSHLVMGNCFETPAQAVSPTDTRIPSPGRSTTRTTGSDITATTGKLSTISNSSLGQSIGSSVTIGDAYPEGRILEAPNLVIFTFAELRSATRNFKPDSVLGEGGFGRVYKGWVDEKTLNPTKSGIGMIVAVKKLNPESLQGLEEWQSEVNFLGRLSHPNLVRLLGYCWEEKELLLVYEYMAKGSLENHLFRKGKAYEPLSWDIRMKIAIGAARGLAFLHLSEKQVIYRDFKASNILLDANFVPKLSDFGLAKNGPTGGQSHVTTRVMGTYGYAAPEYVATGHLYVKSDVYGFGVVLLEMLSGLRALDTTRPSGHHNLVDFAKPFLSDRRKLARLMDPRLEGRYPSKAAQQAAQLTVRCLAGDPKSRPSMKEVVETLEHIEVMTSRPRESKSGSPRPAARGNDPSPAHGRSPVNPRHEGAGRGALGSHHAPGRR, encoded by the exons ATGTTTATAAATCTAGCCCCGGACTGCTTAGTCCTTCCTCCCCTCCTCTCCCGCCCTTGCCTTGTCCCTTCTTGTCTCATCTGCATTCTCCCCGAGATTCTCCCTTTCTCCGCTTTTTGTACGGTCGAGGAAGAAACCAGCAGCCATTTGGTCATGGGGAACTGCTTTGAGACGCCTGCGCAAGCTGTAAGCCCCACGGACACCAGGattcccagtccag GGCGATCGACGACCAGGACGACCGGCAGCGACATCACCGCTACCACTGGCAAACTGTCGACGATCAGCAACTCATCTCTTGGGCAATCGATAGGCAGCAGCGTGACCATTGGTGACGCATACCCGGAGGGCCGGATCCTGGAGGCACCAAATCTCGTGATCTTTACCTTTGCTGAGCTGAGGAGCGCGACGAGGAACTTTAAGCCTGACAGTGTTCTTGGCGAAGGAGGATTCGGTAGGGTGTACAAGGGATGGGTGGACGAGAAGACCTTGAATCCAACGAAGAGTGGGATTGGGATGATTGTGGCTGTCAAGAAACTGAACCCTGAGAGCTTGCAAGGGTTGGAGGAATGGCAG TCTGAAGTGAATTTTCTTGGGAGGTTGTCACACCCCAATCTTGTTAGGCTCTTAGGCTACTGCTGGGAGGAGAAGGAGCTTCTCCTTGTCTATGAGTACATGGCAAAAGGAAGCTTGGAGAATCATCTTTTCAGAA AAGGAAAAGCTTACGAGCCGCTCTCGTGGGACATAAGGATGAAGATAGCGATCGGTGCGGCTCGAGGTCTTGCTTTCCTGCATCTGTCGGAGAAGCAAGTCATATATCGGGACTTCAAGGCCTCCAACATCCTTCTTGACGCC AACTTCGTCCCCAAGCTCTCGGACTTCGGGCTGGCGAAGAACGGGCCAACCGGAGGGCAATCCCATGTCACGACGCGAGTCATGGGCACCTATGGATATGCAGCTCCAGAGTACGTCGCCACAG GTCATCTGTACGTGAAGAGCGACGTGTACGGGTTCGGCGTGGTGTTGCTGGAGATGCTCTCCGGGCTGCGGGCGCTGGACACGACGCGGCCGAGCGGGCACCACAACCTGGTGGACTTCGCCAAGCCATTTCTGTCGGATCGACGTAAGCTGGCCCGGCTGATGGACCCGAGGCTGGAGGGGAGGTACCCGTCGAAGGCTGCACAGCAGGCGGCGCAGCTCACGGTCAGGTGCCTGGCCGGCGACCCGAAGAGTCGCCCATCGATGAAGGAGGTCGTGGAGACGCTGGAGCATATCGAGGTCATGACGAGCAGGCCGAGGGAGTCGAAATCCGGTTCTCCCCGGCCGGCCGCGCGCGGCAATGATCCCAGCCCGGCGCACGGGAGATCGCCCGTTAATCCGAGGCATGAAGGAGCCGGGCGTGGTGCTCTGGGCAGCCACCATGCTCCCGGAAGAAGATGA
- the LOC135627346 gene encoding probable serine/threonine-protein kinase PBL21: MSCFPCFNPRRREVSRRIEDSGGSRSHSRFVVDASESGKKASSVGGERSKSARKFTFRDLATATQNFKEANLIGEGGFGRVFKGRLDSGQVLAIKQLKQDGLQGSKEFLVEVLMLTVLRHPNLVSLIGYCAEGDERLLVYEFMPKGSLEDHLFDLSPQKPPLEWNTRIRIALGAAKGLTYLHDVASPPVIYRDMKAANILLDNNFNPKLSDFGLAKLGPVGDKTHVSTRVMGTYGYCAPDYVMSGKLTLKSDIYSFGVLLLELITGRRAFDYSRTRAEQNLVTWSRPFLNDRRKFLQLADPSLRGHYPPRAFHQLVVITSMCLQEQAHVRPIIADVVVALDHVASQPYTAEPNSKVMNSPPSLPSGNIAGTASSRGYSVGKGFGIM; this comes from the exons ATGAGCTGCTTTCCGTGTTTCAACCCTCGCCGGAGGGAAGTGAGCCGTAGGATCGAAGACAGCGGGGGCTCCCGGTCCCATTCGAGATTCGTCGTCGATGCTTCGG AGAGTGGGAAGAAGGCGTCTTCTGTGGGCGGCGAGAGGAGTAAATCCGCAAGAAAATTCACCTTCAGGGATCTCGCTACGGCCACGCAGAACTTTAAAGAAGCCAATTTAATCGGAGAAGGGGGCTTCGGAAGGGTCTTCAAAGGGCGGCTTGATTCGGGCCAG GTGCTGGCCATCAAGCAGCTGAAGCAAGATGGGCTTCAGGGGAGTAAAGAGTTCTTGGTGGAGGTTCTCATGCTTACTGTGTTGCGCCATCCTAATCTTGTGAGCTTGATAGGGTACTGTGCTGAGGGAGATGAGAGGTTGTTGGTCTACGAGTTCATGCCCAAAGGCAGTTTAGAAGACCACTTATTCG ATCTATCTCCACAGAAGCCACCACTTGAATGGAACACACGAATAAGGATTGCACTTGGTGCTGCAAAAGGTCTCACATACTTGCATGATGTTGCAAGCCCACCTGTTATTTACAGGGACATGAAGGCTGCAAACAtattgttagacaacaatttCAACCCCAAGCTCTCTGATTTTGGGCTTGCTAAACTTGGACCTGTGGGTGACAAAACGCATGTCTCAACAAGGGTGATGGGAACATATGGCTACTGTGCTCCTGATTATGTCATGAGTGGTAAGCTGACCCTGAAGTCTGATATTTACAGTTTCGGCGTGTTGCTTCTGGAACTGATAACCGGACGACGAGCTTTTGATTACTCGAGGACTCGTGCAGAGCAGAACCTAGTAACTTGG TCACGTCCTTTTCTCAATGATCGGAGGAAGTTCTTGCAGCTGGCTGATCCATCTCTTCGAGGCCACTATCCGCCACGAGCTTTTCACCAGTTGGTTGTCATCACCTCAATGTGTCTCCAGGAGCAGGCACATGTTCGGCCCATCATAGCTGATGTGGTTGTCGCCCTAGACCATGTGGCATCCCAGCCCTACACTGCAGAACCCAACTCCAAGGTCATGAACTCCCCTCCATCTTTGCCTTCAGGAAATATAGCCGGTACAGCCTCCTCTAGAGGATACAGTGTTGGAAAAGGTTTTGGTATTATGTAA
- the LOC103970829 gene encoding cation/H(+) antiporter 15-like has protein sequence MADQGNTTEPILYCYKLDSISSGGVWNERPLHKFAIPVLLWQMVLAVIVSRGLAFLLKPLRQPRVVAEILTGIILGPSVLGKIVIHEAGIPVSLGEVVYPAASHRLLETMGLIGLLYYLFMVGMEFDLQIFESWREKVIAIAAANMALPFIVTLLAANVMHLQPPGHVHYLMQVVFIGSATTVTSFTVLVRVLAELKILNSELGQLVMPSAILSDLMAWVLLAATVVLPVSAGSNRDIAPTKFAFLWISVSGIAFTAACWLVIRPTMCWILRRTPEGEPVDDVYISVIATGVLAVAIITDMIGFHAVYGAFVYGLVVPRGPLTIGLRNRLEEFVIGLLMPIFLATCGFKADLSLLKTEDEKGAAVISTLSMIIVLSFLVKLGSSMAIAQYNSMTAPESLSLGLLMNTKGPIDMIILNIGKHKQIFDVRMYTVLILGSIFTMAAVTPSVAILNKTSRIRVAHKRRNLQRCRPDMELRMVACVYNARNVPSVISLLQMSNPTKRSPIFVYALHLLEPTGRASAMLIVHEIGKSKGQRQVVSNPSGGAMQSEQIIATFESYEQHAGGVSVQPVTAISPYSTMHEDVFNIAEERHSTLIILPFHKQLSVAGDFEDINPSIRSVNRSVLANAPCSVGILVDRGLSGGGRFSVSQFVEHHVAVLFFGGPDDREALAYSWRMAEHPSVNLTVVRFLPGEEAPVPPSPSLSCASGEHAAMTVVEDDSMQRQLDDECVNEFRLRYVSDESVMYTEKVVNNASEAVAAIRAMNSIHSMYVVGRGQGRESSPLLAGLTEWSEYPELGAIGDMLVSADFGAQVSVLVIQQHLGDDVGGFMEVMAASESPKLQVPRYFDNVNHRSRPGGFSDGWSAI, from the exons ATGGCCGATCAGGGCAATACGACGGAGCCCATCCTCTACTGCTACAAGTTGGACAGTATATCCAGCGGCGGTGTCTGGAATGAGAGGCCCTTGCACAAGTTCGCCATTCCTGTCCTGCTCTGGCAGATGGTCCTGGCGGTGATAGTCTCCCGCGGCTTGGCCTTCCTCCTCAAACCCCTCCGCCAACCCAGAGTCGTCGCCGAGATTCTG ACTGGCATCATCCTCGGGCCATCGGTACTAGGGAAGATCGTGATACACGAGGCGGGCATACCGGTTTCGTTGGGTGAAGTAGTGTATCCGGCGGCGAGCCACCGCCTGCTCGAGACCATGGGGTTGATCGGCCTGCTCTACTATCTCTTCATGGTCGGCATGGAATTCGACTTGCAAATATTTGAGAGTTGGAGGGAGAAGGTGATAGCAATTGCGGCGGCCAACATGGCGCTTCCCTTCATCGTTACCCTCTTGGCAGCCAACGTGATGCACCTGCAGCCCCCGGGGCACGTGCACTACTTGATGCAGGTCGTTTTCATCGGAAGTGCGACGACCGTCACGTCGTTCACGGTTCTCGTCCGTGTCCTAGCAGAGCTCAAGATCCTGAACAGCGAACTCGGCCAGCTCGTCATGCCCTCTGCCATCCTCTCCGACCTGATGGCCTGGGTCTTACTAGCCGCCACCGTCGTTCTCCCTGTCTCCGCCGGATCCAACCGAGACATTGCACCTACGAAATTCGCGTTCCTGTGGATCTCGGTTTCGGGCATCGCCTTCACGGCGGCCTGCTGGCTGGTGATCCGGCCGACCATGTGCTGGATTCTGAGGCGGACGCCGGAGGGCGAGCCCGTCGACGACGTCTATATCAGCGTCATAGCCACCGGTGTGCTGGCGGTCGCGATTATTACAGACATGATCGGATTCCACGCCGTCTACGGCGCCTTCGTCTATGGGCTGGTGGTACCACGTGGACCGCTCACCATCGGGTTAAGGAACAGGCTGGAGGAGTTCGTGATCGGCCTGCTGATGCCTATCTTCTTGGCCACCTGCGGCTTCAAGGCCGACCTGTCCCTCCTCAAGACCGAAGACGAGAAGGGAGCGGCGGTCATCTCCACGCTGTCGATGATTATAGTGCTCTCCTTCCTCGTGAAGCTGGGCAGCAGCATGGCCATCGCTCAGTACAATTCCATGACTGCTCCCGAGAGCTTGTCCCTTGGACTCCTCATGAACACCAAGGGCCCCATCGATATGATCATCCTCAACATCGGCAAACATAAACAG ATCTTCGACGTGCGAATGTACACCGTGTTGATTCTTGGGTCGATCTTCACGATGGCGGCCGTAACCCCATCTGTGGCGATCCTGAACAAGACGTCGCGGATCCGTGTCGCCCACAAGAGGCGGAACCTGCAGCGGTGCCGGCCGGACATGGAGCTGCGGATGGTGGCGTGCGTCTACAACGCCCGCAACGTCCCCTCCGTCATCAGCCTTCTGCAGATGTCCAACCCCACCAAGCGCTCCCCCATCTTCGTCTACGCCCTCCACCTCTTGGAGCCCACAGGCCGCGCCTCGGCCATGCTCATCGTCCACGAGATCGGCAAAAGCAAAGGCCAGAGGCAGGTCGTTAGCAACCCATCCGGCGGTGCCATGCAGTCAGAGCAAATCATCGCGACCTTCGAGAGCTACGAGCAGCACGCCGGCGGCGTCTCCGTCCAGCCGGTCACCGCCATCTCCCCTTACTCCACCATGCACGAGGACGTCTTCAACATCGCCGAGGAGCGTCACTCCACCCTCATCATCCTCCCCTTCCACAAGCAGCTGTCGGTGGCCGGCGATTTCGAGGACATCAACCCGTCTATTCGCAGCGTCAACCGGAGCGTCCTGGCCAACGCGCCCTGCTCGGTGGGCATCCTCGTCGACCGCGGGCTCAGCGGTGGCGGGCGGTTCTCCGTCAGCCAGTTCGTGGAGCACCACGTTGCGGTCCTCTTCTTCGGCGGGCCCGACGACCGCGAGGCGCTCGCCTACTCGTGGCGAATGGCGGAGCACCCGAGCGTCAACCTCACCGTAGTCCGCTTCCTTCCCGGCGAGGAGGCCCCGGTGCCGCCCAGCCCCTCTCTCTCGTGTGCGTCTGGCGAGCACGCCGCCATGACGGTGGTGGAGGACGACAGCATGCAGCGGCAGCTGGACGACGAGTGCGTGAACGAGTTCCGCCTCAGGTACGTGAGCGACGAGTCGGTCATGTACACCGAGAAGGTCGTCAACAATGCCTCGGAGGCGGTGGCAGCAATACGCGCGATGAACAGCATCCACAGCATGTACGTGGTGGGGAGAGGTCAAGGGAGGGAGTCTTCGCCGCTGCTAGCGGGGCTGACGGAGTGGAGCGAGTACCCGGAGCTCGGGGCGATCGGGGACATGCTCGTGTCTGCCGACTTCGGGGCGCAGGTGTCGGTGCTGGTGATCCAGCAGCACCTAGGTGACGACGTTGGGGGCTTCATGGAGGTGATGGCGGCGTCGGAGAGCCCCAAATTGCAGGTGCCGCGGTACTTCGACAACGTAAACCACAGGTCACGGCCGGGAGGCTTCAGCGACGGATGGAGTGCTATTTAA